GGCAATGTTACTAAGCGTATAGATGTTATCGCAACTACGATCATGCTGCACGGTAATTTGGAAGATCTGAAGGAGCTTGAGCTGGAATATTCTCCGAACTACGGTACAGCTAAGGATGTTGTCAACCATGCTGCTCTTGTAGCACTTAATTTGCTCAATGGTGAATTTAAGAAAGTTCCAGTAACTGCCGCTCGTAAATTGGTAGAAGAAAATGCGTTCATCATTGATGCCCGGGAAGAAAATGAATATGCCGTTGGCCACGTTGTCAACGCGATTAACATTCCGTTGAGTCAGTTCAGGAATCGTCTGGATGAAATTCCGCATGATCGTCCGGTCTACATTTATTGCCGTTCGAGCCAACGTAGCTACAACATGGTCAGAGCTCTTGGCCAACGTGGTTACACTAATGTGTATAATATGGATGGTTCGTTCTTAGGCATCAGTGAGTATGAGTTCTACAACGATCAGGTAACCGGCCGTAAACCGATTGTAACGGCTTATAACTTTAATTAAGCGAGTAGGTGTGAGTTGTAGCTCGCAGCTCCTGCCGGTCGCATTGTGTCGCTAAGTGCTGAGCTATACTGTGCATGCTGCGCTGTGCGTACCGGCTGACTGCCCTGCTGAGATCGGCATTGCTAAGTAAGAAATGTAATTTGTTCGGTGACAATGTACTGCCCCGTCGGGGTGGTACATTGGCATTTTTAAATAAATATGAATGAGGATGGTACAGGTAACATGAAACATACGGAAAGAATCGTCGGTTGGATATTCCTGATAGCAGTATTGCTGGCGGGATATTTTCTGCTGCCGACCTCAATGCTGTTTTTTCGCCTTATTATCGGTGGTTTGCTCGGTTATGCACTTTCAAGGGGCTACATGGGATTTGCCGGCAGCGTCAACCGTGCATATTTAACCGGGTCAACCCGATTGATGCGAACTTTGATGCTGATGTTTTTCGTATCGGCAGCCGGTACGGTTGCGGTTCTGTTTCAGGCAGACGCTACAAAATTTGATCTATGGGTAAACCCGATTAATTTCGGCCTTTTGCTGGGCGGAATTTTCTTCGGTTTCGGGATGGCGTTTTCTTCTTGCTGCGCCTCGGGGGTTCTGACCGATTTGGTCACTGCACTACCGCGAGCGTTGATAACTTTGGTCTTCTTTTGTGCCGGTGTTTTTCTCGGCTTTCCGCTGCAAAATACTGCCGGATGGATCAAAGACTCTTGGCTTACTTCTCCGACCGGCGCGGCAATCGGCACCAAAGGTGTTTACTTCCCGGATTATTTTAAGTTTGACGGGCTTGACGGATATTTGGGCGCATTGGCAGTTACAGGTGTGCTTTGCATTATTGTAGTGCGTTTAAGCCGCTATTATGAAAACAAGCGCAAAAAAACGGGTGAATATTTCGGGCATTTTGATGAAGGGGTCCAGCTGAAGATTGCCGCGGATAAGTTGAGTGAAAACGACGTACCGTTTTTTTCTGCCACCGCCTATGAACGCTATTTTGTGCGGCCGTGGTCGTTGCGGACGGCGGTTATAGTCATTTCGTTTATTTTTGTCGTGCTGATGGGGGTTACCAAGGCGGGTTGGGGAGCGAGCACTCCTTACGGCTTCTGGTTTGGGAAAGTTTTGATGCAATTTGGGGTGAGTACAGATGCCATTGTCGCATTTACGCACGGCGCGGCTAAACCTTATGAACTGCCGTTCTTATTGCATCCGATAACTTTGCAAAATATAGGTATTTTGCTCGGCACAGCCTTCTACTTGCTTTCAGCGGAACAGCTTCGTGACGCGGTAAAAGCCGGCTATCGAATTTCAGCCAAGCAAGGTTTATTTTATGCTATAGGGGGGCTGGCCATGGGCTTTGGAACCCGTTTATCCAACGGCTGTAACGTCGGAGCTTTGTATACGCCGATTGCCAATTTTTCGCTGTCAGGTTGGATATTCTTGGTGGTAATGGTTTTAGGCGGGATTCTGGGTAACAAAATAGCCAAAAAAGTCGGTCTGTAACTAAGCCGTACAAATTTGCATCAAACTGTACAAGATTTCACCAAACTGCACCAAGCTGTAATAGGCTGTAATAAGCCGTACCAAAGGAGAAATGGAACTGAATGAAAATGCTACGCGAAAAATTACCGATAGCGCCGGCTGTATGGCTGGGTATTTTAGCGGTTTGGTTCGGCTATACAGCTTTAGTGAAGCACGATTCGGTAATGATACCGTCGCCGCTCACTGTATGGCGAACTTTCATTTACACCGTGCAGAACGGATATGGCGGTATCAGTTTGGGCGTACATCTACGGAGCAGCTTTGTGCGCCTTTTTCTGGCTTTGCTGACTGCCTTTGTTACTGCAGTTCCGCTGGGTTTCCTCAGTGGCTACATAAAATGGATACAGAAAGCAGTCGATTCCTTGGTACAGTTCTATCGCCCCATACCGCCGCTTGCCTATTATCCTTTGCTCATACTTTGGCTTGGCATTGATGATCGCTCAAAAATTATGTTGCTGTATTTATCGGCCTTCGCGCCTCTGTACATTGCCTGTGTCGCTGCTATCGGAGGTATTCGTAGGGATTACATATTAAGTGCTAAATCTCTAGGCGCAAATACAAATCAAATTCTAAAATATATTATTTGGCCGGCTTGCCAACCGGCACTGTTCACCGGCTTGCGCACTGCATTCGGCTTTGCTTATTCAACACTAGTGGCTACGGAAATGACGGCTGCGACATCCGGAGTTGGCTGGATGGTGATGGATGCGTCACGTTATCTGAAAAGCGACATTATTTTTATGGGAATAATTATTATGGGCGTGACCGGACTGGTCATTGACCGCTGCCTGTATTTTTTGGAGAAACATTTAGTGTTTTGGAAAGGAAAAAGCTGATGCCTAAACTGAGCGCAGCAAATTTTCGCACCTTGCTACGGATTTTAATCGTTGTTTTTGTATGCGGCGGTTTGAGTCTGAGTTTTTACCACTATTTACCACATTCGCTCGACAAGCCTGAACATCATAAGTCGGAAGAGCTTGCCGGCGGTGTTCCGGCTCAAAAAAATTCGGCGCGGCGGATGGTAAACATCGGCTATTTGCGCGTGCCTAATGATGAAATGCTGGCTATCAGTATGGGAAATTTGCAGCGGAGCTTGGCCGAAATGAATGTTGAGGCGAAATTCACAGTTTTCGACTCGGGGGTTGAGGCTAACCAAGCTTTTGCTTCCGGTAGCATCGACTTCGCTTCCATGGGAATAACCAATGCGGTAATCGCAATGGCTAAAAAACTGCCGGTTCAACTTATTTGGATTCATGAAATTTTGGGCACGAATGAGGGCTTGGTGGTGCAAAAAGATCGCGGTATCAGCAAAATTGATGACTTGCGCGGCAAGGTAGTGGCGACAACTTTTGCCTCGACTTCGCACTTCAGTTTGTTAAAGACTTTGGTCAGGCATAATCTGGTCGGGTCGGTTACTTTATTGGATATGAAGTCTACGGATATTGCTGCTGCCTGGCAAAGGGGAGATATTGACGGGGCCTACACATGGGAACCGGCCTTGAACACGATTCAGAATTCCGGCGGGATTACTTTAATTACTTCGCGCGAATTGGCCGCGACCGGCAACCCTACCGCTAATGTCATGCTTGGGCGTCGTGCTTTTACTGAACGTAATCAGGATATCACCGAAGCCTTTTTGGCGGCGGTTATTAAGGCTAATCAGTTTTATCGGAGCCACCCGGATGAAGCGGCAAAAATTTTGGCACCTAAGCTGGAAATATCGCCTGAGTTGGCAGCTTTGCAGATGAGCGGATCGCAGTGGTTGGACTTGACTACGGCACGGGCTTATTTTGGCTCGGGAGATGGACCGGGCAAACTAATTGAAGTTTTACACGATTTGAGTGAGTTTTTACATCAAATTAAAACTATTCCCCATGTTCCGGATCGGGCTGCCATACGTGAATTTGTTAACGGAGAATTTTTGCCTGAACCTACGAAAAATTAACAATATGGTATTATGATAAGCATGAGCGTTACCGGGAAAGTGGTGCAGGAAGCTTGTTCACTTCAGGCTTCAGCGGGATCTCTCGGCAGCTGATGGAAAACTGAATTTAATGACTATGACTTCTAAAATTACTTGTAACAAATATAATGAGCCGGCAGCAAATGCGGCGAACGCAACCGTTACTCCGGCCGAAACCGCGCCAACGGCGTCTTTACGCCGACTCGACGCTCGAAACCACGCGGGCCAGCCACCTGAAACCATCTTAGTTTGTGATCGAGTTTCGTTCGCCTATTCGCCGACCGAACGCCCGATTTTGCAAGACATTTCCTTCGAAATAGCCAAACGCGATTTCGTCTGCGTTTTGGGGGCTTCAGGTTGTGGCAAAAGCACATTACTGAATATTCTGGCCGGATATTTGCCGGTACACGAAGGCCAAGTTATGTTTAAGGGGGAGGCGATTACCGGCCCAGGATGGCATCGAGGCGTGGTGTTTCAACAACAAGCCCTTTACCCATGGCTAAATGTCTTTGATAATATAGCTTTCGGCCTCAACATGCGTCACTGCGAAGCGACTACCGTAAAAGCGAGGGTTGCCGAATTGCTTGATTTGATCGAATTGACCCCCTATGCTCAAGAATACGTGTTTAATTTGTCCGGAGGAATGCGCCAACGTGTCCAGCTGGCGCGGGTTTTGGCCAACAATCCGGAGCTGATTCTCATGGACGAACCTTTGGGTGCTCTCGATGCAATAACCCGTATCAAGATTCAAAATCTCTTGCGCAAGCTGTGGTGGCTCGGCGACAGCACCTTCTTTATGATTACGCATGACATAGATGAAGCTCTAGCCCTGGCAACCAAAATTATCGTTTTGGCTCCCGACCCGGGGCGAATTGTCAAAACTTACGCGACAAATTACACCTATTCGGCATATACGTCGCGTCACCCGAACGAATATATGGACGAAAGTTATTTGCGCTTGAAAGAAGAAATATACGAAATTTTGACCCCGGAATAGAGGTGGTATGATTAAATGTTAGATATACGGTATAAAACCTTTCTCGAATTAGCTAAACAGTTGAATTATACCAAGGCGGCCAAACGACTTAATTATACTCAGCCGACGGTTACCAAACATATTCAATATATTGAAAATAGGTTGCAGGTTAAGCTGGTTTACAGCCAAGGACGAGAAGTGAAACTTACCCATGAGGGAATTTTGCTGCGTGACCATTTGTATGAGCTTTTGGATATGATTGAAAAATTTGAACATACCTTGGCACGCTCCAACAATCGTTCTTCCAGCAATATTGGGACGAGTCGTACGGTCGGCGAATACTATATACCGCTTTACACCAAGCTTTTGGCGCAAAATCGCTTGCATTTTAATCTGTTGGTTGAAAATACCGACATTTTGCTGGGTGCTCTGGAAGAACGGAGCATCGACTGCGCCCTTATTTCCGGGCCGGTGAAAGAACGTGCCGGCATGATTAAAGAGGAATTTTTTCGCGATCAAATCGTCTTAGTCTGCTCGCCAAATCACAATTTGGCCGGTAAAACGGTGGATTTGGCGGATTTGTTTGATGAGAAGCTGACGATGCGTGAGCACGGCTCGGGATTGCTACAGTCCTTAACCACTACTTTCTATAAAATGGGAATACAACTTTCTCAGTTTAATCAATTAAAGTTTATCGGTAATATCCGCTTGACGAAAGAGATTTTGTATCAAGGGGAACGGTTGGGTTTTTTGTACTTCGCTTCGGTACGTGAAGATATTGAGGCCGGCAAGCTGGCGACGGTAACTATTCGCGGCCTTAATCTGTGGCAACCATATTATATGGTTTATTATGATACGTGCCAAGCTTGTAATTTGGCGCAAAAACTGCGTCAGTACATTGTAGTGCCTACGACGGAAGCGTCCGGCGGCAGAGCGGATAAAAAGTAAAAAACGAAGTGAAATAACGCTAAATCAGGTGGAAAAATCGCAGCAGGCGGCCACACCGCAGATCGTAGAGGAGGCCGAGTAATTTTTGCCGCCAAGAGAGCAAAGAATTGTGCAGATAATTCGGGCAATTGATTTTTTTGTAATTGCGATAAAGCGGAATCTCAAAGGTTGCAACCGCTACGTCCGCAGACGCTCGGTAAAGTCGGGTCAACACGCTTAAATAGCCGTGGTAGGCAGTGACGGCTTCCAGTTCGGAGCGGTATTTATCGCTTAAACCGGCCTCGGCATAGGCGGTTCGGCATCTATCTAAGATTGTGAGAATGTCACGGTTGCGTTCAAGTCGCTTAGAGCTCATGGCTGATTCCGGCCGCAGGCGGTAAATATAGTTGTAGTCCGGCAAGGCCACCCAGAGCGGCGCATACATTTGTAAGCGTAAGCAAAACTCCAAATCTTCATACCAAAGGCCGTGGGGGAAGCGGATATCGGGGTGTTTCAGTAGATAGGAGCGGGAAATCAATTTGTTCCAGGGGGCGACTGCTTGCAGCGGCAGCGGTTGCGGCTCACCCCGCAATTGGTGCAGTGGCAAATTTAGATTGAACGGTTGCAGTTTTCTGACTTCCGGGTTTGCCGATTGGCCGAGTCTTTTCGAGTCAGCTTGGGCAGCCGTGGCAGTTGGGACAGCCGGGGCAGCCGGGCCAGCCGGAACAGCCGGAACAGCCGGGTCAGCCGGAACAGTCGGTACGGATGAGGCAAGAATATAAAAATTGCTATAAAAGACTACCGCCTCAGGATAAGACTCGATCGCTTTTTTGTAATTGGCCAGGGCATCTGCCGGCAACAGGTCATCACTGTCGACAAAAAGCACATAATCGCCCTTGGCCGCTGCCAAGCCGTTATTGCGTGCCGCTCCGGCTCCAGCGTTGGCCTGCCGCAACAAATGAAAATTGGTTAAACGCTGACTGGCGATCTGCGTGGCGATGAACTCAGCGGATCGATCCGGAGACCCGTCATCGACGAAAATAACCTCAAAATCAGTTTCGCTTTGTTGCAACAAAGAATTGAAACAGGCCGGCAAATATTTTTCTACATTCCAAACCGGAATAATCAAGCTGAACAGCATAGTTACCTCTCAGAAAGTTCGGCTTAAATCGGCATCGAAAGAATAGGGGAAATTGTAGCAATAAGCGGATAATTCCCGGGCTATTATGGAAGCCTCTTCTTGCCAAACAGGATTTTGCCGCCACAACTGCGTGTTGTTGACGGAGATGGCAGGATTGAATTTAGTTTTCGGGGCGATGTGCTGACGCGAAAGCAGACCCAGATCATGTTCTATTTGGGCAACGGTTGCTTCATAATTATAAATTAAATCTTCAAAGGCATAGGTGAAGATTCGGGCATCAGAGTAAGGCTGCACACTTTCCCGTAACCGCCGATACATGCGGCAAAATTCTTCAACCACGGTGGGATAGGGTACAGGTTCATTATTTTTGGCCCAGACATATTTATTGGCAATAAAAACGTCCCGCGGATCACGCCCGATGACTATAGCGGCATAATCGTCATTGAAGTAATCGGCAAATCGCCATAAATTATGAGGTAATAACAGCTGATCCATAATTATTCCAGTGGCATCGGGTGCTTTGGCGGCGATGGCGGCGGCGATACGATTGACGAATTTTTGCGCGGCGGCGGTGAACTCGGCATGCTTCGGCCAAGCCAACCACATTTCGGGATAATTTAGCGGTAAGGGAAGAACTTTGCGCCCACCTGACAAAAGCTTGACGGTTTTGCGCCAAGCCAAATAGGGTAAATCGCGAGTGCTGAATTTTTCCTGCTCATACCAGTAAAAATGTGGTCTAACCTCAATAAGTTCGGCCAACAGTTCATCTACCGCGGCAGCAAACTCGCTGCCAATCAAGTCGGCATAGTGTCCTACCCACCACCGGCCACGGTTTAAGGCCTGCATGGTTTGTTTAAAGGCATGCAAAGCGGCGTCACTGCGCAGGGCGGTATTTCCGACAGTCAACTGATCGGCCAAGTCGAACAGGCCGTGCGGGCAGTGCAAAAAAACATATTCAAAAGAGCCGTGAGGGGCGGTAATTCCTTCGTATTCGCCCAGAAGATCGGTACAAGCGGAACTGCCTGATCCGATAAAACCGACCGGAATGATATATTTAAACATAAATGCCTTCTTTCATAAATAACTTTGTGCAAATTATTTTAACTTATCGGAAGGGGAAACACCACGCCTAAATATAAAAGCTCCGGCCGTTACTAATGAAGCGATAATCAGAACGACTGCGGCTGCCAGCTGGTATAGGGACGGCTTTTCGTGCAAAAAAATGGCGGCAAAGATCATAGCCCAAGCGCAATAAGTGATGTTCAAGGCCATGCCGCGCCCCGCTCCTAATTGATGTATGGCTCGATAGTATAAAATGAACGAAAATGCTCCGCATATGGCGGCCAATGGCAAGAAACCACTGGAAGGTAGCGATAGCAACGGTGGAATCATTTCCCAAGCGTTCAGCCACGGCAAGATAATTATTGCGTAGGTTAGCGCGGAAACTGTTTGGCGAATAACGATGGCCTGCTCGGCCGATACGGCGTCATTTTGCATTGCGTGAGCACAAATTACCGATTCCGCCGCCCAACTGACCACACAGATTATGGCCCAAAGCAGACCGGTCGCCGTGATTTTTAGACCGCCTGAGGTAGGTACGCTCAGCACGGCAACGGCTCCCAGACAAACGAGTAGCGAAAGCCACTGATAAAACTTCAACCGTTGTTTTAAGAAAAAATGTCCCATGGCCGCTCCCAAAGCAGGGAAAAATGCCGAGAACAGTGCTGTCAAGCCGGAGCCAAGATCACGAATGCTTAATACGTAGCAAGTCATTCCGATAGGGCCGCCCAACAAGGCGGCAACCATTACTTCAACGGCTGCTTTGGAATGCCATACTTTGAAAAGCGGTTTTATTCCTCGACGCAGAAAAGTTATTACCCAGAGCCAGACCGCCGACATGGCATCGTGTATGAAGGAACTGAGAATTGGTGCCAAAAAAGCCAAAAGAAAATCGTTGCCGAGTTTGGCAAGAACAACGCCGATCATCACCGTATCCAAGCCCCAAAGTAAACCTGATAAAAGTCCCGGAATCATAAATCCTCCTGTAAATTGATGCGAGGTGAGCTCTTTTGTTCGAACTTCGTCGGCCGCGGCTGCTTGGTCGGCAGTGGTCGCCCGGCGGCATCAAGTAGGCTGAGCAGTTGATTATTTTTGTCCAAAAGCAGCAGAAAACATCTTCTTTTACGCCATAGTCTAAGGACGGAGGCCGCAGCGGTTGTAGAGGCCACAGCGGTTGGGGAGACCACATCGGTTGTAGAGGCCGCAGCAGCTGTAGAGACAGCGGTGATACGATGCCGCAGAGATTCAGGCAAACTTTGTAGATCCACCGAGACAAACTTATTCCATTCCGCCGGAGCAATGCCGTAGCTCGCTTCGACGGCTGCCAAAATTTCCGACGGCTGCTTAACGAGAAAATCCGGGTCAAATTTGCTGACCTCACCCACTGTATCAAACTCATAAATGAGTCCTTGCCGGTAAAGCTTGGGGTACAGCGGTATTTTAGCCGTATTGGCCGCGTAAACGGCTTCCCACAACAGATTATCGGAAGCGGGATCCTTGGCCGCTGTGCGCAAAACCTCGCACAAAGCAGCCGCCGCGCCCCGATCCAAACGAACCTGCCCAATCATGTAGAAAGCATTTCGCCCCCCGATCTTGACCTTATTGATTAAACCGTCGGCATCAGTATAGACACACCACTCAGCCGTTTCCCCGCGGGCCCGATTGACGGCGTAGTATGGTTTTTGGTCATACAGCCGAAACGGGTTGGCCGTAAAATAATTATCGGCGGAGCAAATGTAAGTATTACCGAGTTTTTCAGCGACCGGCAACAACGAATAAATGTTGTTTTTAGTAGCGAAAAAAGGATTGAACACTATTTTAATGGCAAATTTTTCTTTTAAATAAGCGAATTGTTCGGCTTTGTAACCGGTCACGACAGTTATATCTTTGACCCCGGCTTCCCTCAATTGGCGGATTTGTCGTTCGATTAAGACCTCACCATTTACTTCCCACAGACCTTTTGGTTTCAGGAGAGAGTGGGGAACAAAACGACTCGACATTCCGGCTGCGAGAATAACGGCATTCTCGGTGCGCGTAAGTTCCAATTGGGGCAGAGTTTGCAAGACAAGAGTGCTGTAGTGTTTAGCGTACAAAAATTGATTTTGCCAATACTCTCCGAACTCTACGCCTTGTTGTGACTTGTACTGACACCAGATATCCCATAAAAACCCGGCAACAGCGACATAAGCATAAACTTTGAGCCGCTCAAAAGGCTCCGGCGTGATACCGTCCAGTGCAAAATACAAGTCAATAAACCGATCTAATGCATCACGATTATATCCGGCATAGATGGCAAACATGGCCAGATCGCATAAGGGATCCTGCATAGCAGCATATTCCCAGTCGATCAGGGTGCATTTCTTCCCTGCAATTAAGGTGTTGTCGGGATTGAAATCAATGTGGCAAAGGGTTTCGTGGCGGGG
This is a stretch of genomic DNA from Mageeibacillus indolicus UPII9-5. It encodes these proteins:
- a CDS encoding YeeE/YedE family protein, which gives rise to MKHTERIVGWIFLIAVLLAGYFLLPTSMLFFRLIIGGLLGYALSRGYMGFAGSVNRAYLTGSTRLMRTLMLMFFVSAAGTVAVLFQADATKFDLWVNPINFGLLLGGIFFGFGMAFSSCCASGVLTDLVTALPRALITLVFFCAGVFLGFPLQNTAGWIKDSWLTSPTGAAIGTKGVYFPDYFKFDGLDGYLGALAVTGVLCIIVVRLSRYYENKRKKTGEYFGHFDEGVQLKIAADKLSENDVPFFSATAYERYFVRPWSLRTAVIVISFIFVVLMGVTKAGWGASTPYGFWFGKVLMQFGVSTDAIVAFTHGAAKPYELPFLLHPITLQNIGILLGTAFYLLSAEQLRDAVKAGYRISAKQGLFYAIGGLAMGFGTRLSNGCNVGALYTPIANFSLSGWIFLVVMVLGGILGNKIAKKVGL
- a CDS encoding DMT family transporter, translating into MIPGLLSGLLWGLDTVMIGVVLAKLGNDFLLAFLAPILSSFIHDAMSAVWLWVITFLRRGIKPLFKVWHSKAAVEVMVAALLGGPIGMTCYVLSIRDLGSGLTALFSAFFPALGAAMGHFFLKQRLKFYQWLSLLVCLGAVAVLSVPTSGGLKITATGLLWAIICVVSWAAESVICAHAMQNDAVSAEQAIVIRQTVSALTYAIIILPWLNAWEMIPPLLSLPSSGFLPLAAICGAFSFILYYRAIHQLGAGRGMALNITYCAWAMIFAAIFLHEKPSLYQLAAAVVLIIASLVTAGAFIFRRGVSPSDKLK
- a CDS encoding ABC transporter permease → MKMLREKLPIAPAVWLGILAVWFGYTALVKHDSVMIPSPLTVWRTFIYTVQNGYGGISLGVHLRSSFVRLFLALLTAFVTAVPLGFLSGYIKWIQKAVDSLVQFYRPIPPLAYYPLLILWLGIDDRSKIMLLYLSAFAPLYIACVAAIGGIRRDYILSAKSLGANTNQILKYIIWPACQPALFTGLRTAFGFAYSTLVATEMTAATSGVGWMVMDASRYLKSDIIFMGIIIMGVTGLVIDRCLYFLEKHLVFWKGKS
- a CDS encoding NTP transferase domain-containing protein, giving the protein MSYRSTAKRKIPNISKNEFERTRAWDPKMLNANDLEPNATDTSLSNVTRTAIITADFSGLAFGDDRGGTLPALLKIKNTCMLERLLSQLKSSGFTQIYIITGYEKERLAYLADVPGLTLSYNPAYRDGNSRAVRSIIKELEHAGKRFSVLLLNAGLYLSEAVSKNLNIVLAQAEIVFTATPAAASIPLIFFSEKAGADGSLLKALHLVDNDDIFAALLAERTLKHQARVLVFSEQDAFNVETSNDYLNLLSQFDSTQKDALAWAATALKAEPSDLLWEEPVKRGMTNRTLAFSFKNERYLLRVPGAGTSELLNRHQEADVYRAIAAWPHAEKVLAFDPLTGRKISKFITGSHTCRPYNLADLKLSLHTLRDLHQAALTVPHRFDLAERINFYTELCQGEPSPFQDHAAVRQSIDRILVWLNSLPRHETLCHIDFNPDNTLIAGKKCTLIDWEYAAMQDPLCDLAMFAIYAGYNRDALDRFIDLYFALDGITPEPFERLKVYAYVAVAGFLWDIWCQYKSQQGVEFGEYWQNQFLYAKHYSTLVLQTLPQLELTRTENAVILAAGMSSRFVPHSLLKPKGLWEVNGEVLIERQIRQLREAGVKDITVVTGYKAEQFAYLKEKFAIKIVFNPFFATKNNIYSLLPVAEKLGNTYICSADNYFTANPFRLYDQKPYYAVNRARGETAEWCVYTDADGLINKVKIGGRNAFYMIGQVRLDRGAAAALCEVLRTAAKDPASDNLLWEAVYAANTAKIPLYPKLYRQGLIYEFDTVGEVSKFDPDFLVKQPSEILAAVEASYGIAPAEWNKFVSVDLQSLPESLRHRITAVSTAAAASTTDVVSPTAVASTTAAASVLRLWRKRRCFLLLLDKNNQLLSLLDAAGRPLPTKQPRPTKFEQKSSPRINLQEDL
- a CDS encoding ABC transporter substrate-binding protein, with protein sequence MPKLSAANFRTLLRILIVVFVCGGLSLSFYHYLPHSLDKPEHHKSEELAGGVPAQKNSARRMVNIGYLRVPNDEMLAISMGNLQRSLAEMNVEAKFTVFDSGVEANQAFASGSIDFASMGITNAVIAMAKKLPVQLIWIHEILGTNEGLVVQKDRGISKIDDLRGKVVATTFASTSHFSLLKTLVRHNLVGSVTLLDMKSTDIAAAWQRGDIDGAYTWEPALNTIQNSGGITLITSRELAATGNPTANVMLGRRAFTERNQDITEAFLAAVIKANQFYRSHPDEAAKILAPKLEISPELAALQMSGSQWLDLTTARAYFGSGDGPGKLIEVLHDLSEFLHQIKTIPHVPDRAAIREFVNGEFLPEPTKN
- a CDS encoding glycosyltransferase family 2 protein translates to MLFSLIIPVWNVEKYLPACFNSLLQQSETDFEVIFVDDGSPDRSAEFIATQIASQRLTNFHLLRQANAGAGAARNNGLAAAKGDYVLFVDSDDLLPADALANYKKAIESYPEAVVFYSNFYILASSVPTVPADPAVPAVPAGPAAPAVPTATAAQADSKRLGQSANPEVRKLQPFNLNLPLHQLRGEPQPLPLQAVAPWNKLISRSYLLKHPDIRFPHGLWYEDLEFCLRLQMYAPLWVALPDYNYIYRLRPESAMSSKRLERNRDILTILDRCRTAYAEAGLSDKYRSELEAVTAYHGYLSVLTRLYRASADVAVATFEIPLYRNYKKINCPNYLHNSLLSWRQKLLGLLYDLRCGRLLRFFHLI
- a CDS encoding ABC transporter ATP-binding protein, with the translated sequence MTMTSKITCNKYNEPAANAANATVTPAETAPTASLRRLDARNHAGQPPETILVCDRVSFAYSPTERPILQDISFEIAKRDFVCVLGASGCGKSTLLNILAGYLPVHEGQVMFKGEAITGPGWHRGVVFQQQALYPWLNVFDNIAFGLNMRHCEATTVKARVAELLDLIELTPYAQEYVFNLSGGMRQRVQLARVLANNPELILMDEPLGALDAITRIKIQNLLRKLWWLGDSTFFMITHDIDEALALATKIIVLAPDPGRIVKTYATNYTYSAYTSRHPNEYMDESYLRLKEEIYEILTPE
- a CDS encoding LysR family transcriptional regulator, whose translation is MLDIRYKTFLELAKQLNYTKAAKRLNYTQPTVTKHIQYIENRLQVKLVYSQGREVKLTHEGILLRDHLYELLDMIEKFEHTLARSNNRSSSNIGTSRTVGEYYIPLYTKLLAQNRLHFNLLVENTDILLGALEERSIDCALISGPVKERAGMIKEEFFRDQIVLVCSPNHNLAGKTVDLADLFDEKLTMREHGSGLLQSLTTTFYKMGIQLSQFNQLKFIGNIRLTKEILYQGERLGFLYFASVREDIEAGKLATVTIRGLNLWQPYYMVYYDTCQACNLAQKLRQYIVVPTTEASGGRADKK